In one window of Onychomys torridus chromosome 7, mOncTor1.1, whole genome shotgun sequence DNA:
- the LOC118587590 gene encoding cytochrome P450 1A1: MPSVYGLLDFMSATELLLAITIFCLGFWVVRATGTRVPKGLKTPPGPWGWPLIGHILTLGKNPHLSLVKLSQQYGDVLQIRIGSTPVVVLSGLDTIHQALVKKGEDFKGRPDFYSFNFIGNGQSMTFNPDSGPVWAARRRLAQNALKSFSIASDPASASSCYLEEHVSKEAEYLIIKFQKLMAEVGHFDPYRYLVVSVANVICAMCFGQRYDHDNQELLSIVNLSNEFGAVTGSGYPADFIPILRYLPNSSLDVFKDLNKRFYSFTQKLIKDHYRTFEKGHIRDITDSLIEHCQDKRLDENANIQLSDNKVISIIFDLFGAGFDTVTTAISWSLMYLVTNPRVQRKIQEELDTVIGRNRRPRFSDRPQLPYLEAFILETFRHSSFVPFTIPHSTTRDTSLCGFYIPKGCCIFVSQWHVNHDQKLWGDPNKFRPERFLTSSGTLDKALSDKVILFGLGKRRCIGETIGRLEVFLFLAILLQQMEFNVSPGEKVDMTPIYGLTLKHARCEHFQVQMRSSGPQHLQD; the protein is encoded by the exons ATGCCTTCCGTGTATGGACTTCTAGACTTCATGTCAGCTACAGAGCTGCTCCTGGCCATCACCATCTTCTGCCTTGGATTCTGGGTGGTCAGAGCCACAGGGACCCGGGTTCCTAAAGGCCTGAAGACTCCACCTGGACCCTGGGGATGGCCCCTTATTGGGCATATATTGACCCTGGGGAAGAACCCACACCTGTCACTGGTCAAGTTGAGTCAGCAGTATGGGGATGTCCTGCAGATCCGCATTGGCTCCACACCTGTGGTGGTGCTCAGTGGCCTGGACACCATCCACCAGGCCCTGGTGAAGAAGGGTGAGGATTTCAAGGGCCGGCCAGACTTTTACAGTTTTAATTTCATTGGTAATGGCCAGAGCATGACTTTCAACCCAGATTCTGGACCAGTATGGGCTGCCCGGCGGCGCCTGGCCCAGAATGCCTTGAAGAGTTTCTCCATAGCCTCGGACCCAGCTTCTGCATCCTCTTGCTACTTGGAGGAGCATGTGAGCAAGGAGGCTGAATACCTAATCATCAAGTTCCAGAAGCTGATGGCAGAGGTTGGCCACTTCGACCCTTATAGGTATTTAGTAGTGTCTGTGGCCAATGTCATCTGTGCCATGTGCTTTGGCCAACGTTATGACCATGATAACCAAGAGTTGCTTAGCATAGTCAATCTGAGCAATGAATTTGGGGCAGTTACTGGCTCTGGATACCCGGCTGACTTCATCCCTATCCTCCGCTACCTACCTAACTCTTCCCTGGATGTCTTCAAGGACTTGAATAAGAGGTTCTACAGCTTTACACAGAAGTTAATCAAAGACCACTACAGAACATTTGAGAAG GGCCACATCCGGGACATCACAGACAGCCTCATTGAGCACTGTCAGGACAAAAGGTTGGATGAGAACGCCAACATCCAGCTGTCGGATAATAAGGTCATCAGTATCATTTTTGACCTCTTTGGAGCTG GGTTTGACACAGTCACAACTGCGATCTCTTGGAGCCTCATGTACCTGGTGACAAATCCTAGggtacagagaaagatccaggaagaGCTCG ACACAGTGATTGGCAGGAATCGGAGGCCCCGGTTTTCTGACAGACCTCAGCTGCCCTATCTGGAAGCCTTCATCCTGGAGACTTTTCGACATTCATCCTTCGTCCCCTTCACCATCCCCCACAG CACCACAAGAGACACAAGTCTGTGTGGATTCTATATCCCCAAGGGATGTTGCATCTTTGTGAGCCAGTGGCACGTTAACCATGACCA GAAACTGTGGGGTGACCCAAACAAGTTCCGTCCTGAAAGGTTTCTCACCTCCAGTGGCACTCTGGACAAAGCATTGAGTGATAAAGTCATTCTCTTTGGTTTGGGCAAGCGGAGGTGCATCGGGGAGACCATTGGCCGACTGGAGGTCTTTCTCTTCCTGGCCATCTTGCTGCAGCAAATGGAATTCAATGTGTCACCAGGAGAGAAGGTGGACATGACTCCTATTTATGGGCTGACTTTAAAGCATGCCCGTTGCGAGCATTTCCAAGTGCAGATGCGGTCTTCTGGGCCTCAGCATCTCCAGGATTAG